In Bacteroidota bacterium, the genomic window TGCATTTGGCGAATTATTTCATCTGCGTCTTCGCTTCTTGGATTATCAGAAGTGAGAATTACTTTATCGCTTTCATCACAGGCGATCTGAGCCATCACCGGTCGTTTTAATGCGTCACGGTCTCCACCGCAACCAACCACGGTGATGATTTTTTCTTCATTCATGCGGATTTCACGGATTGTTTTTAAAACATTCAGAAGCGCGTCAGGCGTGTGTGCATAATCTACTATTCCAACAATTCCGCTGTGAGATTTTATTTGCTGGAATCTTCCGTCAACAGAACTCAGTGCGCTGAGAGCAGTGAGTACTTTTAATTTTTCCTGTCCTAGTATAATTGCTGTTGCGTAAACTGCCAGAACATTTGAGGCGTTGAAGTTTCCGATGAGCTTGGTCCACATTTCAGAACCATCCATGTTCAACAGCATTCCAGCGAACTGACTTTCCATTATTTTGCACTTGAAATCAGCGGAAGATTTCAGCGCATAGGTTTTCTTTGTTGCATTTGTATTTTGCAACATCACCATTCCGTTCTGGTCGTCTTTGTTTACCAGAGCGAATGCACCATTCTCTAATCCGTCAAAGAATTTCTTCTTTGCTTTCAGATATTCTTCAAAAGTTTTGTGATAATCAAGATGATCGTGCGTGATGTTGGTGAAAACTCCACCTATAAATTTTAATCCTGAAATTCTTTTCTGCACAACCGCGTGCGAACTCACTTCCATAAAACAATACGTACAACCTTCAGCCATCATTTGGTTCATCAGCCTGTTGAGTTGAATTGGATCTGGAGTTGTATGAGTTGCAGGAAATGAAGCCCCTCCTAAATCCTCCCCTTTAGGGAGGACTTTCTGAGGAGGAGTAATTTTATATTCGACTGTGGATATTAATCCTGCACCAAATCCAAGTGAAACAAAAAGTTTGTATAGAAGAGAAGTTATAGTTGTTTTTCCATTCGTGCCTGTGATTCCAACCAGTTTTAATTTCTCGGAAGGGTTATCATAAAAGTTGGAAGCAATGATTCCTAGCGCAGACTCGCTGTCGCTTACCTTTATATATGTGGCCTCACCCACAGCCCCTCTCCCAGTGGAGAGGGGAGTTGGAATTTCTTCGCATACAATGGCAATCGCTCCGGAAGAAATTGCTTGTGAAATAAATTTATGTCCATCACTCTGAATTCCTTTTACAGCGATGAACAAACTTCCTTTCTCCACTTTCCTGGAATCAAAACAAATGGAAGCAACATCAATATCAGTTGAACCAACGACTTCGACAAGTCCTGCTTTGTATAATATGTCTTTCAGTTTTTTCATTATTAAAAAAGATTCAAACGGATAAATTCGGATTCAGACAGAAAAAATTCGTTTGAATCCGCAGTAATCAGTTTACATCTGCATTTCATGACAATTCCAGAATCAATTCTGTTCCTTTGTAAAATTTTGTTCCTGTATTTATTGACTGCCTTTTAATCGCACCGCTTCCGATGATTTTCACTTTCAGTCCAGCGTTTTCCAATAAATAGAGCGCGTCTTTCAATCCCATTCCTGTTACATTGGGCATTACATTTTTTGTGAGCGAGAGATTGATGTTGTTGTCAATCACAAACGCGGATGAATCCCTCTCCACAACATTCACATATTCCGCAGTGGAAGTATTTGCATTCGCGGAAAGATTCAAGTCGGAAATAACCGTTTGAATATCTTTTCGTGAACCGCCTTTGATGGATGGAGTTTTTGTCTCAGCGATTTGATTTTCTTTTACTTCGCTGTGGATGTCAAGAAGCGTTGAATAAACTTTGTCAGCAATTTCTTTGAAGATGGGCCCCGCCACAGCGTTGCCGTAGTAAACTCCTTCGGAAGGCGCGTTCACCACCACAATGCAGGAATACTTTGGATTGTCTGCAGGAAAATATCCAACGAAAGACGCCTGATATGTTTGACTATTATTTCCTTTTTTATTTCCGTAACCGCCACCGCCTTTTGCAATCTGCGCTGTTCCGGTTTTGCCTGCGATTTTATAATCGGCATTTTTCAAATTCATTGCTGTTCCTTCAAGAACAACTCCTTCCATCATCTCTTTTGCTTTTTGAATTGTGGAAGCTGACGCAACATGCGGATGAATTACTTCGGGAGAAAATGCTTTTAGCGCTTTGCCTTGTCTGCGCACTTCTCGAACGAAACGTGGTTTCATCATCACGCCATCGTTTGCAACAGCATTGTAGAAAGTGAGAATCTGCAGTGGAGTTAATCGCAACTCGTATCCGAAAGCCATCCAGGGAAGAGAAACTTTCGACCACCTTTTATCTTTCGTGGATTTTATATCAGGACTTCCAGAACCAGCTATGTCCAGTTCCGGATTGAGATTGATTCCCATTTTGCAAAGACGGTCAATAAACTGTTGAGGATTTTTTCCGTAGTTAGCATAGATAAGTTTTGCAGTACCTACATTGGATGAATGCTCAAACACTTGCTTCACAGAAATTTTTCCAAGCCCTCCTTCGTGAGAATCTTTTACTTCCTGTGTGAGAAATTTCCATCTGCCGTTTCCTGTATTAACCGTGTCATCCAAATCAAAATATCCGTCTTCCATTCCGGCCATCAGCGAAACCAATTTGAAAGTGGAACCGGGTTCTGTGCTCTGCCCGATTGCGTAATTGTAATTTTCACTGTAAGTTGCGGTGTCAATCTTCGAGAGGTTTGCAATCGCGCGTATCTCGCCCGTCTTCACTTCCATCAGCACCACGCAACCCCAGCCCGCCTGGTGTTTTTTCAATTGTTCGTAAAGCGCATTCTCCGCAACATCCTGAATATTTATGTCGAGCGTGGAAACAATATCAGAACCGTCCTGCGGTTCAACTTCGTTCTCATCATTCACGGGCATTTCAATTCCGCCCGCAATTTTTCTGACGAGGCGTTTTCCTCCTATGCCGGTAAGTTGAGTATTGTAAGAACCTTCTAGCCCTATAGGCTTTGCAGTTTCTCTGTTTGAACCGATTGTGCGCGAAGCAAGGAGTTGGAAAGGAAGTTCGCGTTTGCCTTTCTGAGTTGTAATCAATCCTCCTTTAAATCTTCCTTTTCTGAAAAGTGGAAATGTTTTTAACTGCTGAAGTTCTTTGTAAGAAATATTTTCGCGAAGCATGTAATATCGGTCGCCAGAATTTTTCGCACTTACAAGGAGTCGCTTGTAGGAAGATTTTGTTTTGTCAGGAAATAAATTCGCTAGGCAGAGAGAAAGCGAATCAAGATTGTCGTCAAAAATTTCATCGGTGATAGCGTCCGCGCTCATATCCACCGCCACATCATAATAAGGAAGAGAAGTGGCGAGGAGCTGACCGTTCACATCGAAAATATTTCCGCGCATGGCTTCAATGTTCGCGTAGTGAAGCGTGAGTTCATTCGCGCGCTGTTTCCAGAATTCTCCTTCGCTGAACTGAATTTTTATAACTCTCGCTATGATAAATCCCGCAATCAGAAAAATAAATAAGTAGACTAAATAAATTCTCCACAGTATATCTTTTCTTACGTCTAAAGCCATATCAGTTTTTGTTTGCTGAATTAGATTTTACCTGCACAACAATTTTTTTCGGAGGAACCGTAGATTCTTTCAGCCCGAGCGGAGCAGACGCGTGCGCCACTTCGCTCTGGTTGCTCATAAACATGAGTTCAGATTTCGTAGTGATGTATTCCGATTTTAGTTCTTTTAGCTCAGCGTTAATTTGGCTTATCTCACGCACAGATTTCTCTGCGTAGTAGCCGTTGGCGATGTAGCCAACACCGATAAGAGTTAAAAAAATAATGAAAGGCAGTTGATGAATTACATTGTCTTTTGAAAGGAAATTACCGCTGAAAATGTTGAGGAAGGAGCGGGCGATTTTGCTGGGCTTTTTTGACGAAGCCCTTGTCCCGACTTTTGTCGGGATGGGTTCTTCTTGCGGTTCTTTAAACTTATTCATACATTAAATCCAGATTCAAACTGATTTATTTGGATTCAAACGGATTTATCTGTCTGAATCCGTTTTTCATCCGTGTACATCATGTTTTTTCTGCTATTCTGAGTTTTGCACTTCTTGCCCTGCTGTTCTGCTCTATCTCTTTTTCACTCGGCACGATTGGTTTTTTGTTTATCGTTTTAAAAGGTGCATTCACATTTCCGTAGATGTCTTTTTCCAATTCGCCTTCGAAGTTTCCAGACCTGAAAAAGTTTTTTACCAATCTGTCTTCAAGCGAGTGATAAGAGATAACTGCTATCCTTCCGCCTGTCTTCAAAACATCTTTACTTTGAATCAGTAATTCTTTCAGCGCGCTCAGTTCATCGTTCACTTCTATCCTCAGTGCCTGAAAAACTTTTGCGTAGAACTGATTTTCTTTTCCTCTGTCAGCACAGTTTGCAATCGCTTTTTTCAAATCATTCACGGTTCTTATGCTGTTTCGGTTCGTCACAATTTTTTTCACGACTTGACTTGCGTTTCTCAGTTCACCGTACTCTCTGAAAATCTTTTTCAAATTTTCTTCGGAGTACGTTTGGATGATTTCACTTGCTGTCGTTCCGCTTTGCTTTCCCATTCTCATATCGAGAGAAGAGTCAAAGCGTGTGGAGAATCCTCTTTCCGCAGAATCAAACTGGTGCGAGGAAACCCCAAGGTCAGCAAGCAATCCGTCAATCTCAGTCACATTGTGCGCGAGGAGAGAACTTTTTAACTCGGAAAAATTTTTTCGGATGAGCGTGAAGCGTTTGTCATCAATCGCATTCTTCACAGCGTCTTCATCTATATCAAACACAAACAGTTTTCCAGTCGTCAAGTGTTTGAAAATTTCCCGCGAGTGTCCTCCACCGCCAAAAGTTGCGTCCACATAAATTCCGTTTGGTCGGATGTGCAGGGCTTCAATACAAGAATTCAAAAGAACAGGAGTGTGATAGGCACCTTCCTTCATCCGCATCATTGCTTTTTTTCCTTATTACCCATCACCTTCTCAGCAAGAGAAGCCATGTCAACTGATTTATCTGAAATCATTTTGTTAAATTCTGCAAGCGACCATATCTCAATCCGGTCACCGAAAGCGTAGAACACAATTTCTTTTTTGATTCCAGCGTGAGCAATCAGGCGCTGAGGAAGAAGTAACCTTCCCTGCCCGTCCAGCATAACTGGAGTTGCTCCGCTGTGAAATCTTCTGTAAAAAGTTCTTGCGTCTGTTTCAAAAAGATTGAGCTCGCTCAGTTTGGCAGAAACTTCCTTCCATACATTATCAGGATAGAGATTGATTTGCTTTTCAAATCCGCGGTTGAGAACATATTTGTCAGATTCTCCCGCAGGCAACTGACGCTTAAGAGCAGAAGGAAACAGCACTCTTCCCTTTGCATCAACAGTTGCTTCAAATTCACCAATTAAACTGGTCATAGATTTTAGGAGTTCTCCGGATTTTTTTTGATGCGACAAATGTAAAGATAATTTTACCACAAAATCCCACTATGTTGATAATTTTATCAAATTTATTTGATTAATTTAAACAATTATTTTTAATTCTTCTATGAAAAATATAATAATATAAAGGTGGTAAAAAATGGGATTTTTATGTTAATAATGTGTTAATTAATGTTTATTTAATGTTAATTGCATTTTTTGTGAAACAATCGAAACACAAACACTTACATTTGCAGAGAAGAAATAATTATGCCGAAGAAGATTGATGTTGATGCTGTATTCCGAAGCAAGAATGCTTCACTGTATAAATTACTTCCCGGATTTATTTTTTCTTACCTGAAAAAAATCATTCACCAGGATGAAGCAAATCATTTTCTTGAACGCAATGAGAATAACTATGGATTTGATTTTGTGAAAGAGGTAATTGCTGAATTCGGAGTAAAAACAAAAGTGATAGGAATAGAAAATATTTCTGCAACAGGCGGCTGCATTGTAGCGTCCAATCATCCGCTGGGCGGCTTAGACGCGATGGCATTGCTTAATGAAGTTGGCACAGTGAGAAAGGACATAAAGTTTTTTGTAAATGACATTCTCCTCAACTTAGAAAATTTGAAAAATCTTTTCGCGGGAGTAAACACAGGAGGAAGAACATCGGCAGAGGCGCTGGCAGAAATTGAAAAGGTTTTCGCTATGAATATTGCCGTGTTTACTTTTCCAGCAGGGCTTGTTTCGCGCAAGCAATTTCCCCATGGCATATTCGGGAAAGCGGTGATAGAGGATCTGGAATGGAAAAAAAGTTTTATCTCACGCTCAAAGAAGTATAAAAAGAATATAATCCCGGTTTTTATTGACGGCAGAAATTCAAACTTCTTCTACAATCTTTCACTCTGGAGAAAATTTCTCGGCATTAAAGTGAATATTGAAATGCTTTACCTCGTGGATGAAATGTACAAACAACACAATAAAACAATTACCATTATATTTGGAAAGGAAATTCCCTTCGAAACATTTGACAAGAGATTTACAGATGTGCAATGGGCGGAGAAAGTGAAACGACATGTTTATGAGATGAGAAAGCAAAAAAAGAGTTTACAGTTTACGGTCTAAGGGTTAAGGTTAATTATATAATTTGTCATTCTATTAATGAAACCAATAATTCCTCCTGTAGAAAAAACACTCCTGTTGAAAGAACTGACGAAGGAAAGATTTGTGCGTGATACGAATTACGGTTCAAACGAAATTTATGTGGTAGCGAATAATGATTCTCCAAATGTGCTGAAGGAAATCGGAAGATTGCGCGAACTCTCTTTCCGTGCGGGAGGAGGAGGCACAGGATTGGAATGTGACCTGGATAATTTTGACACCGATAAAATTTGCTATAAGCAATTGGTGGTATGGCATCCTGAAGACAAAGAAATTATTGGCGGCTACCGATTCATACTCATCCGTAATGCGGAGAAAGACGAAAAAGGTTTTCCTAAGCTTTCCACTTCGCATTATTTTAAGTTCAGTGATACATTTGTGAAAGAGTATGCACCCTATACGATTGAACTGGGGCGTTCTTTTGTTCAGCCGATGTATCAACCCAGCGCGGGAAATAGAAAAGGACTTTTTTCCCTTGATAATTTATGGGATGGGCTTGGTGCCGTTCATGTTGATAATCCGGAAATAAAATATTTATTCGGGAAAGTAACTATGTATAAGGATTTCAATCGGCAGGCGAGAGATATGATTCTTTACTTCATGGATTATTATTTCCCTGATGCCGATAAACTGGTGGAACCTCTTCATCCGCTGCCCTTCGATACAGACATTTCAGCATTTAAAAGACTTTTCAATAAAGACATGCCTTACAAAGAAGCGCACTCTATTCTCAACCAGAGCGTACGCAAACTCGGAGAAAACATTCCTCCGCTTATTAATTCATACATGAACATTTCTCCGAACATGAAAACGTTCGGCACTGCGGATAATCATGATTTCGGAAGCGTGGAAGAAACAGGAATTCTTGTCACCATTGCTGACATTTACGACAGCAAAAAGGAAAGGCATATAATATCGTATAGCAAAAAATAAACAACCTGATAACCACTCTTATTGACGGAAAGGAAATTACTATAAAAGGAAAATAAGTTTAATAGGATAATTCAAATAATCACTTGCTTCCAGTGCAGAGTTCCGAAGAGGAAACCCTCTCCATACCGAACACCAATTTTTTTTCCGTGCTCTTCGCATCTTTTCTTCAAAAGGTTGAAAAACTCAGGACTGGAGATAAGTGTTTCGGGTTCTTTTGAATGAGGATTATAAAACTGCGAAGCAAAAGCAGATATAGTCTCCATCTTTTTTTCAAAATGCGCAGATATATCTATAATAAAATCGGGCTTGTGAGGATTGAATTGAATGTAATGATATATCGCCTTTGGTCTCCATGCCTTCTGCGATTTTTCCTTCAACAAAGTTTTAATCTTAGGAAGCCCAGCTAGAAAACATGCATCAGAAACTAATTGTGCCCCACGCCCGTGGTCAGGGTGGCGGTCAATGGGTGCGTTGACAATCACTACATCGGGCTGATACTGGCGTATCTTCTGAATGACTTTTAGCTGGTGATTTTTATCGTTCAGAAAAAAGCCATCAGCCATTGCCAGGTTTTCTCTCATAGAAACTCCAAGCATTTTTGCTGATACTTCGGCTTCTTTCTTTCTTGTTGCAGCCGTGCCTCGTGTTCCTAATTCTCCGCGAGTAAGGTCAATGATTCCAATCTTTTTTCCATCTTCAATATGTTTGAGAATAGTGCCTGCACAACCAAGTTCCACATCATCGGGGTGAGCACCAAAGGCGAGGATATCGAGCTTCATAGGTTATCGGTAATCCGTAATCAGTGACCGGTAACCGATTACCGATAACTGGTTACACGTTCTATCTATCCATTATCCAGTCAGTAATAATTTTATCATTCGGTTTAATCTTGGAATGAAGATATCCCTGCCATTCTCCGTTTTCACTTATCATGAATTTATTGAAGTTCCATTTCACATCATTATCCTGAACTCCGTTCTCATCTTTTTTCTGAAGCCAGCTATATAATAGACAAATATCTTTTCCTTTCACGGCAATTTTTGCCATAATAGGAAAAGTAACTCCATAGTTTTTTGAGCAGAAGGTTTTAATTTCAGTTGGAGTGCCTGGCTCTTGTCCGTTAAAATCGTTGCAGGGAAAGGCAAGTATTACAAAGTTGCTGTCTTTGTAATTTTCATAAAGCCATTCTAATTCTTTATACTGCGGAGTATAACCGCATTCGGATGCCACATTCACAACTAAAATCTTTTTGCCTTTGTACTTATGTAAATCAATATCATTGCCGTCAATGTCTTTTACCTTGAAGTCATAAAAGATTCTTTTATTTTGAGAAAACGAAATGGTTGCGGTGATGATTGCCACAGTAAGTAAAATTATTTTTTTCATAGGAATGATTTTGATGAACGAAGATAGGAAAATTTCAGGTTACAGGTTTCAAGTTTCAGATTGAAAACCAAACTTATTCGTAATTTCGTCTTATGTTCAGAGAAATTTCAGCTCTCATCCAGAAAGAACTTCTCATTGAGTGGAGACAGCGTTATGCGCTCGGAGGAATTTTGCTTTATGTGGTAGCCACTGTGTTCATCTGCTATCTTTCTTTCAAAAATGTGATTGAAGTAAGCGTTTGGAACGCTTTGTTTTGGATAATCATTTTGTTTGCCTCGATTAATTCTATAGCTAAAAGCTTTCTGCAGGAAAGTCGCGGGCGAATGCTTTATTATTATACCCTCACAAGTCCGCAGGCATTTGTGCTTGCAAAAATTATTTACAATTCTATTTTAATGTTAATCCTCTCGCTGATCTGTTTTGGATTTTATTCTTTATTCATGGGAAACATTGTGGAAAATCTTCCGCTCTTTCTTTTAATCATCGTGCTTGGCTCCATCGGAATTTCATCTTTGCTCAGCATGATGTCTGCCATCGCGTCCAAAGCTCACAACAACTTTACTATTATGGCGATTCTCTCCTTCCCTATCATCATGCCGATTCTTATAGTAATAATTCGACTGTCTCAAAACGCGATTGATGGAACAGATTTTTATTACAACCTCAAATATTTTGGCGTGCTTTTCTCTTTAGATGTAATTGTGATCGCACTTGCTTACTTATTATTTCCTTACCTTTGGAAAGATTAATCATCGAAGTACGAATCTATACGAACTTACGAACTACGAATGAAGAACAACTGGTGGAAAATAATTTGCGTTTTA contains:
- a CDS encoding heme exporter protein CcmB; the encoded protein is MFREISALIQKELLIEWRQRYALGGILLYVVATVFICYLSFKNVIEVSVWNALFWIIILFASINSIAKSFLQESRGRMLYYYTLTSPQAFVLAKIIYNSILMLILSLICFGFYSLFMGNIVENLPLFLLIIVLGSIGISSLLSMMSAIASKAHNNFTIMAILSFPIIMPILIVIIRLSQNAIDGTDFYYNLKYFGVLFSLDVIVIALAYLLFPYLWKD
- a CDS encoding glycerol acyltransferase; translated protein: MPKKIDVDAVFRSKNASLYKLLPGFIFSYLKKIIHQDEANHFLERNENNYGFDFVKEVIAEFGVKTKVIGIENISATGGCIVASNHPLGGLDAMALLNEVGTVRKDIKFFVNDILLNLENLKNLFAGVNTGGRTSAEALAEIEKVFAMNIAVFTFPAGLVSRKQFPHGIFGKAVIEDLEWKKSFISRSKKYKKNIIPVFIDGRNSNFFYNLSLWRKFLGIKVNIEMLYLVDEMYKQHNKTITIIFGKEIPFETFDKRFTDVQWAEKVKRHVYEMRKQKKSLQFTV
- a CDS encoding GNAT family N-acetyltransferase yields the protein MKPIIPPVEKTLLLKELTKERFVRDTNYGSNEIYVVANNDSPNVLKEIGRLRELSFRAGGGGTGLECDLDNFDTDKICYKQLVVWHPEDKEIIGGYRFILIRNAEKDEKGFPKLSTSHYFKFSDTFVKEYAPYTIELGRSFVQPMYQPSAGNRKGLFSLDNLWDGLGAVHVDNPEIKYLFGKVTMYKDFNRQARDMILYFMDYYFPDADKLVEPLHPLPFDTDISAFKRLFNKDMPYKEAHSILNQSVRKLGENIPPLINSYMNISPNMKTFGTADNHDFGSVEETGILVTIADIYDSKKERHIISYSKK
- a CDS encoding glutathione peroxidase, giving the protein MKKIILLTVAIITATISFSQNKRIFYDFKVKDIDGNDIDLHKYKGKKILVVNVASECGYTPQYKELEWLYENYKDSNFVILAFPCNDFNGQEPGTPTEIKTFCSKNYGVTFPIMAKIAVKGKDICLLYSWLQKKDENGVQDNDVKWNFNKFMISENGEWQGYLHSKIKPNDKIITDWIMDR
- the mraZ gene encoding division/cell wall cluster transcriptional repressor MraZ — encoded protein: MTSLIGEFEATVDAKGRVLFPSALKRQLPAGESDKYVLNRGFEKQINLYPDNVWKEVSAKLSELNLFETDARTFYRRFHSGATPVMLDGQGRLLLPQRLIAHAGIKKEIVFYAFGDRIEIWSLAEFNKMISDKSVDMASLAEKVMGNKEKKQ
- a CDS encoding transpeptidase family protein; its protein translation is MALDVRKDILWRIYLVYLFIFLIAGFIIARVIKIQFSEGEFWKQRANELTLHYANIEAMRGNIFDVNGQLLATSLPYYDVAVDMSADAITDEIFDDNLDSLSLCLANLFPDKTKSSYKRLLVSAKNSGDRYYMLRENISYKELQQLKTFPLFRKGRFKGGLITTQKGKRELPFQLLASRTIGSNRETAKPIGLEGSYNTQLTGIGGKRLVRKIAGGIEMPVNDENEVEPQDGSDIVSTLDINIQDVAENALYEQLKKHQAGWGCVVLMEVKTGEIRAIANLSKIDTATYSENYNYAIGQSTEPGSTFKLVSLMAGMEDGYFDLDDTVNTGNGRWKFLTQEVKDSHEGGLGKISVKQVFEHSSNVGTAKLIYANYGKNPQQFIDRLCKMGINLNPELDIAGSGSPDIKSTKDKRWSKVSLPWMAFGYELRLTPLQILTFYNAVANDGVMMKPRFVREVRRQGKALKAFSPEVIHPHVASASTIQKAKEMMEGVVLEGTAMNLKNADYKIAGKTGTAQIAKGGGGYGNKKGNNSQTYQASFVGYFPADNPKYSCIVVVNAPSEGVYYGNAVAGPIFKEIADKVYSTLLDIHSEVKENQIAETKTPSIKGGSRKDIQTVISDLNLSANANTSTAEYVNVVERDSSAFVIDNNINLSLTKNVMPNVTGMGLKDALYLLENAGLKVKIIGSGAIKRQSINTGTKFYKGTELILELS
- the bshB1 gene encoding bacillithiol biosynthesis deacetylase BshB1 — encoded protein: MKLDILAFGAHPDDVELGCAGTILKHIEDGKKIGIIDLTRGELGTRGTAATRKKEAEVSAKMLGVSMRENLAMADGFFLNDKNHQLKVIQKIRQYQPDVVIVNAPIDRHPDHGRGAQLVSDACFLAGLPKIKTLLKEKSQKAWRPKAIYHYIQFNPHKPDFIIDISAHFEKKMETISAFASQFYNPHSKEPETLISSPEFFNLLKKRCEEHGKKIGVRYGEGFLFGTLHWKQVII
- a CDS encoding UDP-N-acetylmuramoyl-L-alanyl-D-glutamate--2,6-diaminopimelate ligase, yielding MKKLKDILYKAGLVEVVGSTDIDVASICFDSRKVEKGSLFIAVKGIQSDGHKFISQAISSGAIAIVCEEIPTPLSTGRGAVGEATYIKVSDSESALGIIASNFYDNPSEKLKLVGITGTNGKTTITSLLYKLFVSLGFGAGLISTVEYKITPPQKVLPKGEDLGGASFPATHTTPDPIQLNRLMNQMMAEGCTYCFMEVSSHAVVQKRISGLKFIGGVFTNITHDHLDYHKTFEEYLKAKKKFFDGLENGAFALVNKDDQNGMVMLQNTNATKKTYALKSSADFKCKIMESQFAGMLLNMDGSEMWTKLIGNFNASNVLAVYATAIILGQEKLKVLTALSALSSVDGRFQQIKSHSGIVGIVDYAHTPDALLNVLKTIREIRMNEEKIITVVGCGGDRDALKRPVMAQIACDESDKVILTSDNPRSEDADEIIRQMQKGVDRTQQKKVLSITDRREAIKTACSLASGGDIILVAGKGHEKYQEIKGVKHPFDDVKILIENLEMFAG
- the rsmH gene encoding 16S rRNA (cytosine(1402)-N(4))-methyltransferase RsmH, which gives rise to MKEGAYHTPVLLNSCIEALHIRPNGIYVDATFGGGGHSREIFKHLTTGKLFVFDIDEDAVKNAIDDKRFTLIRKNFSELKSSLLAHNVTEIDGLLADLGVSSHQFDSAERGFSTRFDSSLDMRMGKQSGTTASEIIQTYSEENLKKIFREYGELRNASQVVKKIVTNRNSIRTVNDLKKAIANCADRGKENQFYAKVFQALRIEVNDELSALKELLIQSKDVLKTGGRIAVISYHSLEDRLVKNFFRSGNFEGELEKDIYGNVNAPFKTINKKPIVPSEKEIEQNSRARSAKLRIAEKT